Within the Halobaculum limi genome, the region GCCCGTCGTCGCGTGGTCGACCCGGAACAGCGTCAGGTCGGCGGGGCCGGCGCGGAGGCCGGTCTCCTCGCGGAGTTCCCGAACTGCGCCGTCTGCGGGGTGTTCGTCGTACTCGAGGTTGCCGCCGGGCACGCCCCAGAACCCGCGATGCGGGTCGACCGCTCGCTTCCCGAGCAACACCTCGTCGCCGTCGCGGACGACGACGCTCGCGACGGGTTTGGAGTTCTGCCAGACGATCCGGTCACAGGTGGGGCAGTGGCGACGCTCGCGTTCCTCGACCGTGATGCGGTCGAGTTCCGTCCCGCACAGCGGGCAGTAGTCGCCGGCGACGGTGATCATCGCTGCTCGCCTCCGGAGTTCGGTCGGCTCCGGCTCACGTCTTCAACCCACTCCCAGTCAGCGGAACGACGACGTCTTCGTCGCCAGCGAGGACGCCACGCTTGCGGTACTCGCGGAGTGCTGCGGGCGCGATAGCGCACGTCGGTTCCGTGTAGAAGCCGGCGGCGTGCAGAGCGTCGAGTTCCGACTCGACGGCGTCGCCGTCGAGTGCGATGGCGTCGCCGCCGGTGTCCGCGATAGCGTCGAGGATCTGGTCGCCGCGAACCGGGTCCGGAATCTGGATACCGTCGGCAGCGTCGTTGGTGCCGGCGGCCGCCTCGGGACCGTGCAGTGATTCGACGATGGGCGCGTAGCCCGCTGCCTGTGCGCCCAGCAGTCGGGGGACATCGTCGATCCAGCCAGCGTCGGCGAGCGCCCGGAAGCCGCGGTACGCACCGAGAAAGAGGGTGCCGTGACCAAGCGGGAGGACGACCGCGTCCGGGGCATCCCAGTCGCGCTGGAGCGCCGTCTCGTAGGCAACCGTCGCGGTACCCGCGAAGAACGCGGGGTTCCACGCGTGGCTGGCGTACCAGCCAGCGTCGACTTCGACGGCGTCGATGCAGGCGTCGGTCGTCG harbors:
- a CDS encoding NUDIX hydrolase; amino-acid sequence: MITVAGDYCPLCGTELDRITVEERERRHCPTCDRIVWQNSKPVASVVVRDGDEVLLGKRAVDPHRGFWGVPGGNLEYDEHPADGAVRELREETGLRAGPADLTLFRVDHATTGDRAIVAVRYVVDRELAEGVPEAREETTAVRFDTLAGFRADDEINPWDEEQLDAVFE
- a CDS encoding pyridoxal-phosphate dependent enzyme, with the translated sequence MTAPSLYCPDCGAEYADRWRCSCGHPLEYAERPLPDGPAPDPSTFDTRDGLWSFDEFLPESPSVTLGEGMTPLVDADDWDAQFKLEYVFPTGSFKDRGATTTVSRAEALGVDTVVEDSSGNAGAAIATYAARAGIDAEIYVPASVKDAKLRAIRRAGATPVKTEGPRQATTDACIDAVEVDAGWYASHAWNPAFFAGTATVAYETALQRDWDAPDAVVLPLGHGTLFLGAYRGFRALADAGWIDDVPRLLGAQAAGYAPIVESLHGPEAAAGTNDAADGIQIPDPVRGDQILDAIADTGGDAIALDGDAVESELDALHAAGFYTEPTCAIAPAALREYRKRGVLAGDEDVVVPLTGSGLKT